From the Carassius gibelio isolate Cgi1373 ecotype wild population from Czech Republic chromosome B25, carGib1.2-hapl.c, whole genome shotgun sequence genome, one window contains:
- the lrrc61 gene encoding leucine-rich repeat-containing protein 61 isoform X1, producing MDSKREKDNETECAKITNVLLKSRTGEFDLESIMFLKLRKLGIYDLGCIGECINLERLDLSGNNITNLGPLSPLRRLLVLNLSANRITNLEPLSSCEGLQSLNVAGNVIPSVDNLHALKSLKKLESIRLKDNTYNYSNPVCKNSSYRTLILDIFPNMKVLDGERVVGRGSDLYQLCKDIDDTIKAGMYKNGQLPEMPDTKPWVDDGFWEIKRSNNAIVDEAYKQFSDVLHECRLLNSRAAHVISQNERTISLKNQPKQYAV from the exons ATGGACTCGAAGAGAGAAAAGGACAACG AAACAGAATGTGCAAAGATCACCAATGTGCTTCTGAAGTCCCGCACCGGGGAGTTCGATTTGGAGTCCATTATGTTTCTTAAGCTTAGGAAATTAG GAATTTATGATCTTGGATGTATAGGAGAGTGTATAAACCTGGAGAGGCTGGACCTCTCTGGAAATAACATCACAAATCTGGGGCCTCTTTCACCTTTACGAAGACTTCTTGTTCTTAATTTGTCAGCCAACAGAATCACTAATTTAG AACCTCTTTCCAGCTGTGAAGGTTTACAGAGTTTGAATGTTGCTGGCAATGTGATACCGAG TGTTGATAATCTTCATGCACTGAAGTCTTTAAAGAAGCTGGAGAGCATCAGACTGAAGGACAACACGTATAATTACTCCAATCCAG TCTGCAAGAATTCATCGTATCGGACTCTTATTCTTGACATTTTCCCAAACATGAAAGTGTTGGATG GAGAGAGGGTGGTGGGACGTGGAAGTGACTTATACCAACTATGCAAAGATATTGATGATACTATTAAAG cagGCATGTATAAAAATGGCCAGCTGCCTGAGATGCCAGACACCAAACCTTGGGTGGATGATGGTTTTTGGGAGATAAAGAGATCCAACAATGCCATAGTTGATGAAGCCTATAAACAATTCAGTG ATGTTCTTCATGAATGCAGGCTGCTGAACAGTCGAGCAGCCCACGTGATCTCACAAAACGAACGGACCATCAGCCTCAAGAACCAACCAAAGCAGTATGCCGTTTAA
- the lrrc61 gene encoding leucine-rich repeat-containing protein 61 isoform X2, which produces MDSKREKDNETECAKITNVLLKSRTGEFDLESIMFLKLRKLGIYDLGCIGECINLERLDLSGNNITNLGPLSPLRRLLVLNLSANRITNLEPLSSCEGLQSLNVAGNVIPSVDNLHALKSLKKLESIRLKDNTYNYSNPVCKNSSYRTLILDIFPNMKVLDGERVVGRGSDLYQLCKDIDDTIKGMYKNGQLPEMPDTKPWVDDGFWEIKRSNNAIVDEAYKQFSDVLHECRLLNSRAAHVISQNERTISLKNQPKQYAV; this is translated from the exons ATGGACTCGAAGAGAGAAAAGGACAACG AAACAGAATGTGCAAAGATCACCAATGTGCTTCTGAAGTCCCGCACCGGGGAGTTCGATTTGGAGTCCATTATGTTTCTTAAGCTTAGGAAATTAG GAATTTATGATCTTGGATGTATAGGAGAGTGTATAAACCTGGAGAGGCTGGACCTCTCTGGAAATAACATCACAAATCTGGGGCCTCTTTCACCTTTACGAAGACTTCTTGTTCTTAATTTGTCAGCCAACAGAATCACTAATTTAG AACCTCTTTCCAGCTGTGAAGGTTTACAGAGTTTGAATGTTGCTGGCAATGTGATACCGAG TGTTGATAATCTTCATGCACTGAAGTCTTTAAAGAAGCTGGAGAGCATCAGACTGAAGGACAACACGTATAATTACTCCAATCCAG TCTGCAAGAATTCATCGTATCGGACTCTTATTCTTGACATTTTCCCAAACATGAAAGTGTTGGATG GAGAGAGGGTGGTGGGACGTGGAAGTGACTTATACCAACTATGCAAAGATATTGATGATACTATTAAAG GCATGTATAAAAATGGCCAGCTGCCTGAGATGCCAGACACCAAACCTTGGGTGGATGATGGTTTTTGGGAGATAAAGAGATCCAACAATGCCATAGTTGATGAAGCCTATAAACAATTCAGTG ATGTTCTTCATGAATGCAGGCTGCTGAACAGTCGAGCAGCCCACGTGATCTCACAAAACGAACGGACCATCAGCCTCAAGAACCAACCAAAGCAGTATGCCGTTTAA